DNA from Symphalangus syndactylus isolate Jambi chromosome 22, NHGRI_mSymSyn1-v2.1_pri, whole genome shotgun sequence:
TGTCATTTGACTTGTACAGCAACCTCTACACACACCCACTTGCCCAACCACCCTATCCTGACATAAGGTATGTCAGTTTAGGCATAGGCCAAGCATTAAATAAGGGAAGATGTTCTCCAAACGCCAGAGCTTCTGGAGCTCAGCTAGGCTGTGAGCCTCCTTGTTCACCTGGCCCCCAGTGTAAATGCTTCAGAAACATAGTCCCCTGCAGGCTGGCTACTGGCTGGGTCAGAGGGCTGATAGCAATTGTTGAATCTCAGATCTGAGCATTTTGCAGAAAAAAGCCTGTTTGCACTCACAACTTTGCACCCTTGCAACTTAAATGACTTTTTGTGGCTTAGTTTTGTGCCTATGATGCtgaattgctttttgttttttaaagcaggaTCTTTAACAGTTTCACTTCTGAGAGGTTGACACCTATTAACTACAGTGCCCACTGCTAGGCACCAAGAGGCACAGCAATGAATTAGCCACAAGCTGACCTTGCAGGGCCTTAAAGCCTTGTGGAAGAGGCCAGATGTGCACTGGTTCTTTCCTACTCAGCCCTTCGACCCTCAGCTCCTGTGTTACTTTCCAGAGGCCTCCCCCATCCTCAATCTGTGATTCCATAATACCCTTGAATTTATTCATCATTCCACACTCACTGGGCAActgccctgtgccaggcactgttttaggcacCGGGGATGCATCGGTGAAGAAAATTGACAATTGTGCTAATCTCGTGATAGATACGATAGCTTTCTGTGTacctctctgcctccctgcacTGGGCTGGGGgctcctggagggcagtgggCACATCTTTCTTTTTGTATCCCCAGTGCTTCGCATAAAGCAGGTGCTCAGCAAGTGTCTGTGGAGCAAATAGAGAAATGACAACAATAGAAGATAGGTAgctgctaaaataaaaatgagcatttGTACCTATTTTTACAGGTGTCAAAGCATTCTCCATGCATGTTATTTCATCTGACTCTTCACAACAACCCCTCACAGAGCACTTGTTTCCATTTGTGGGTGGGAAGATGGAGGCTTGGAGAAACAATGACCCACCCAGACGAAGAGCATGGGACACTTGATTCCGAATCCTCTGCTCTTTCTACACCACATCGGAgtgttttataaaatgatttgagGGAGATAATGAGCTGGAGAAACTCAAGAGAGGGAGAGGTCTCTTCTGGCCAAGCTTCAGGGAAATCAGGGCTGAAGCTGACACGGAAAGGTGGCCTCCTGGCAAATGGTGCTAGGGTCGAGGAAGAGGAAGCCTGAGCAAAGATATGAGAACAGGGCAGCTCTGGAGAGTCACAGACCATAGGTGTTGGAAGGGACCTTGAAATGACTTCATCCAGCCCAGAAGTTCTTAGCCCAGCTGAGCCTTAGCATTCCCTGGGGAGTTTCTAAAAGAGTGGTTCCCAGAATCCAGCTCCAGAGACATTAATTCAGTTGATATGGGGcagatcttttttaaaagttccaGAGTCTTTTGGATGTGGAGtccccattttaaaaatccattattcTATTTTTGCCCATTGGATAGTCTTAGAATTCAAAAGCCATTTGGGAGGCATTGCTGGCTACACTGAGTGGGGGTTACCCATCCCAATCTGTAGAAAGCGTGCTGTCTGGGATTTGCTGGTGACTTTCTGCATTTCCCCTAATGCTTGCAGCCTGGCCTTTGTCTGCCAGCCACACCCCCGTTTACACACTGGTCTTCCAGTTCCTCTGCCTGAATGTGAAGGGACAGCCTCTTGGGTGGACTGTGAATGTGCATGTGAGTTTCTCTCTTGAGCAGGTGTCTGTGACTCACACCTTGGACTTCTTGGAGGATGGGACTGAGGACTCTAGACAGGTTGATGCCAGATGCCTTGGCTGGCAGGCCTGCTAGGGAATGATCTGAGCAGGGTAGTGTAGCCTGAACAGGAAAGACCAAGGGCAAGAGCATTTTCAGTAAGACCCACGAATGTCTCCTCAGTGGCAGTGGGGACAAACGCTGTCTGCAGAGTGAACTGATTTCCTGTGCTCCCAGACTGGCCTTTGCCTCAACCTGCCTCTGACACCTCCTCcacgctctttttttttttttaaatccaaattaAAAGGCATTGGAAAACCATGGCTTGGTAGCCCTGGTCCTCAGACTGAATGCTAAAGGCTCTGACCAGGCTGCTGCGAAGTGGAGCAATCAGACATCCTTCCAGAGACTGTTTATTGTAGATGAAGAGGACTATTTCCTGCCACTGTTGTGCTAGTCAATATCTCACTTGACTATGGACAAGTGAGATAAAAGGCTAGTATTGTTCTTACCATATATGCCCGTTTGAAATTCACATGGCTCTTCCCACTAGATTGGAAATTCCTCGAGAGCAGAGACCAGTCTGGTTCATGGTCATGGTCATGTCCCATGTCTGTTGCATGTACATGTTCCATCTGTTGGCTCAACAAAAAGATATGTATTTAAATAAGATTTGATTCATTAAAATCTTGCATGCATTTTCAAGACCATGTTCAAGACCATACATACTTTGAGAGGTGTAATGCTTCATGTAAATATGAATAGTAAGAACAAAGACATTTCTCTCTCAGCCCCCAGCAGTCCTACTTTCCTTGGCTTTAATTGGAATAGAGTGTCTGGATTATGACAACAAGGTAACTGTGccttcatgttttcattttagtaTTAAAAGCGTGTTGAGAGGCATGGGAAATGTTAATACTTAATAGTAATCAGCAGCATGGAAAGTTTTTGAAGTTTAGTTTCCATTTTCAATCAACAAAAttagggaaaattttaaaaagcagtaaccACAAAACTGAAGACGCTACAATGAAGTTGTTACGTGCTTTGCTATATAATGCAttgaaaagtaaaagcaaaatccataaaaatttttatgtaatttgacCTACCAATCCTATTCCTGGACATTTGTCCTAAAGAAGTAATTCAAAAGATGTAAAAGCTACCTAAATGAAGATTTCAGCATAGACttctatagcaaaaaaaaaaaaaaaaaaaaaatggaaacacatagATGTTCCTTCCATAAAGGGAAAGTAGtttaataaattatggtacatcaaCATGTTGAAGTATTACTCagtcttaaaataattatgaaggCTGTAGATATTTGGAGAAAGAATATTTAACTGTGTTTGCTAAGAttacaaatgttaaaaatatgcATGTGTGCCTACTGGCAAGAAAGTAATGTGCAACATAAATTTAGTcattaagaatgaaaaaaatatatgcaaaatattaacAACAGTTATCTCTGACCAAAAGGATtatggatgatttttattttcctctttaatctTCTCTATATTTCCCaagttttccatttttcaaaaaaagcatgtgtttttgtttttggcgaAGAATATAATGGCTTCTGTAAGAATGAACCTTTTGTGCCTGGAAAAATAACGTATAACGATGATGTACATTATGGGTTAGCATTTACTTCAGTGCTACTTTTACAATAaaattatcactttttaaaaaataaataggttcTATACCCAGAAGCTGCCCACTGCTCATGACACCTGTGGGGACCACTCTGGTCATCATCTGTCACTTAGATTATGCTAATAGCTTCTACTTGgtcttctgccttctgcctttGCCTAATCTCAACTCAGCAGCCAAGAGCAGATTTGAAGGCACCCATCGGGCACCACTGCCCGCTCAGCCGCCTGCAGTGGCTCTGCGTCGGACTCAGAGTGACACTGTGTGTCTCCTGCCCCCATCTCTGACTGCTCTACCCACCTGGCTCCAGCCACACCCATTGCTGATCCTTCCCCTAACAGGCTAGACGTGCTCTCTCCTGAGGACCTTTGCACCCCCCTCTTCCAGGAGCACTCTTCCCCCACCTATCTACAGGCCGACAACCTTGTTTCCTTCTGATTCTTCACTTGGGTGTTCCTTGACCATCCATGTCAGACCTCATCCTCTGCCAATTCCCTGCCCCGCCCATGCTCTCCAGATCCCCACAGcctgctcttccttctttctttcctttccttctctccgtccctccctccctccctccctccctccctccctccctccctccctccctcccttcctcccttccttccttccttctttcctttttatttttttgagacggagtctcgatctgttgcccaggctggagtgcagtggcgggatctcggctcaatgcaacctccatctcccaggttcaagcaattctcctgcctcagcctcctgagtagctgagattacaggcacatgccaccatgcctggctaatttttgtatttttagtagagacagggtttcaccatgttggtcaggctggtctcgtgtacctccctccttggcctcccaaagtgctgggattacaggcctgagccactgcgcccagcctctactTTCTCTTTCCCATGGCATGTATCCTCTTCCACCATTCTATATTAATTATGTATATTCATTTTCTGTCTCCTCCCATTAATATGTGGGAGGAGGGAGTTTTGGCCTGTTCTGTTCACTGATGAGCCTGATATGTGCCTGCCATCTAGGTGCTTAATATGTATTTGTTGGATAAATTTGTTACGGATTATTTGAATCAGATGACAGCCTGCTGGGAACTCCATTAAGAACAAAAAAAGCACTGGGCGCAATGGCTCgagactgtaatcctagcactttgggaggctgaggtgggctgactgcctgagctcaggagtttgagaccaccctgaacaacatggtgagaccccgtctctactaaaatacaaaaaattaactgggcatggtggtgcgcagctgtagtcccagctactcgggagtctgaggtgggagaatcgcttgcacccgggatgctgaggttgcagtgagccgagattgagccactgcactccagcctgggtgacagagtgagactccatctaaaaacaagaaaagaaggaaaagagcgAGCTGAGGTCCAGGCCTCAGCTGGGGAAATCCTCTACGGAGTGGCCAAGAGTCCAGATCCAGAGTCTTCAGGACCTGCTATGCTTATGTCTGGTCTGGGCTGATATCCTCAGGATCCCAGGGTTGTATgcaggtggtggggtgggggcagcagtTTCCAGAGAATATGTCCCAGCTGGCAGGGTGGGCACCCCCGCCATTCTCCCAGGGTTCGTCTGCAGGTGGCTGGCCATTCTTGTTAACGGTGGCTAGAGCTAGAGCAGACCCAGGCTGTCTGCTGGAGGTGCTCACCAGCCAGAGTGGACCCATGACACCTACGTCTCCCATCAAAGAGAACAAATGTCAGAGAGACGCAGCTcttagccagtcacaaaagggacCAAGGCCCCACTGCACAGATCCCCTCATATAAACATGAGGTGAGcatgaaaactatgaaactagGAGCTTTATTAATTAAGCCCCAGAGTGATGGCTTTGTTTGCCTTCCCAAGAAGAAATGCATCCCCAGTCAGCTGCTGGACTGGAATAAATGGAGGGAAGGGTGGCAAGAAAGGGAAGGATGAAGGACAGGAGATAGAGATAAACAATGTATTTAACTAGAAGAAGGATTTCTTATTAAGTAACCTTGGTCAGCAGTCATATCATAGCCCTAGAGTTAGATGATACTTTTAACTTACATCTAAACATTAAGTGAAACAGTGACCTTAGTTTTAGCTCTTAATTAAAGCAATGAATAGCTTTGATTTTCTCTGTACACTTTGTCCAAAAACACCCATGCATTTCCTTGATAGGAGTGTTCCTGCTGGTCAGTGTCTTTCCCCGCCTGCCATGTGCTTTGCTGCGTGGtggttgtttgcttgtttgtttttgcggAAACAATCCACGTTGGCGATATTGGTCAAGCTAAGTCCACCTGGGTAAATCCCAACTTGTCAAATAccctccttttttcccctccttaAGAAAATGGATTATATGTCCAGAATCTGGCCACCTCTCATGACATCTGTGGCTACCACCCTGGCCCAAGCCACCATCACCTCTCTCTGGGGTCACCTTCGTATCTCCAGCACTCCGTCTTCTAtcttccaccccagcccctcaaCACGGCAGCCAGAGGGCGCCTCTGAGCAGGACAGTCTGAATGAGCCTTGCTCAGTTTTACCCGCGGGCATTTGTCACCACAGTCGTTCAGCCTCTTGGGATTGGATTTAAGTGTGTCCAAAAATACCTCCAGAGATTTGTGCTTCCGCGTCGACTGTTAGGAGGGCTGCTGCTTCCTAAACTGTTTGAACATAAAGGCACACAGATGAACGTCAGGGCTGGGAGAAGCTTCCCTAATCAGGAAAGGAAAGTGGCACGCCACCCGTgtagacaaaaaataaaacacccaaTTTTAGTTTTATGAGTGTTGTGTGTTGGTAACTGAGTCACCAAAAGTCTGTTCTCCTTTGATTGCTAACTCCTCCGAAGTGACCTCGGGCCTTCCCTGTTACATGGTGGGGTTTGGTTGGTTCTGGTTTCTGGATGAGAGTCAATAGGCTCATGAACTTTTAACTTTATTGTGGGGTGTTGCCTTAATGGACTAAGAAAACAGATGTTCCTGCTTAATTCTCAGAATGACTTCTAAACTAACACtaaagcaaactaatacagcttTCTTCATTATTCCGTTTAAAAGGTAGAAAAGTAGATCCTCTTACCATGTAAAAGGCTCTTTTATCCAAACTTCTTATGaggactttattttaaaaactaagtaaAGAGAATCATCTTTGTCCCAAGAGGCAGGGTGGCTTTATTTGACATTAGAAGCCCATTTAAAATGGCAGGTAAGAGCATGAACAAAAGCAAAGTTTGGTTCCTCGAATGCCTGCTTTTGTAACGTGGGTGGATCTGGCTCTAGTCTTTAAGGTTATGAATTGGAATGAGTGCCCCAAGGCTGCTCTTAGTTTCTCTGTCTGTGAAGCATTTTATATGGGAGCTCTGGGGTGACTCTGGGTCCACAGTCGTGTTCACAAGCCATCTCTTCTGCAGGAGTGCCCTGGCTTGATGGCTGTTGGCTGGGTCCCCAGATACTCTCAGGGCAAGAACTGTTGTTATAACCACCTGCCATCTGCTGGTGCAAATTTTCTGGATTCTAGATGATGAATCACTTACTTCTCCTGCTGTTCCTTCTGCTGCCAAGACTAATTTACCTATTGGACTTTATGAGGGAATATACTGGAGTAATCTATAGTGAAGGTTTGTCCTATGCAAAGTTCCCACGCCATCACTAGAAAAGGTGGGGAAGAGTTTCCTTAGCATCTCCAGAAGGTGGGGAGAAGAGCCAGTAGTAACGATGTGGGATCCTCACTCTGGGGTCCTTTGCAGATAAAGCTATAGCCACTGACTTCAGTAAGGTTTGAGTTGAGAGTCCAATGGTGGGTTCATGTTTTCTTGCCAACACTTTCTTTTCAGGACACCCATACTTGTCTCAAAGTGTGGCACCGGGTAAGCCCTCAATGGCCATTGGTTAAATGAATAACTGAGGTCTATGACCCCAAATTAGGCAAGGCTGACCCACCCAAAGCCACCAAGAGGAGTGTGCTAGGCCACTTAAGCCCATTTAGGACAGGGGGCCTCAGCTGCAATGCAACATGTGGAGCCATCAGGAACTCTGAATTCtgatttagtttgttcttgccaATCCTCAAAATCAGAGTACTTGGAATGATGTTTAGGAAAAACTCAGGTGACTCTTATCCAGACAAGCTAAGTGCTGTGACAGAAGCTGAAGGCAGGAGCCCCGGAACTTCTGCAGTGGGCATCGGAAGTGTCTGGGGAGGAGGACTTGGTTCTAACAGTGGAACAAGTGCTTTcccaatgagaaaactgaagatcaGACTAACACACCCCTCTGTCCAGTCGTGTGTGGGAGCTGAAGTCTTAGGTTAAAATACGAGATGCACTTCTCCACTGACTCACTTTCACACAAGTTGGTTTTTATTGTTAGTATCATcttttgtccaaaaaaaaaaagcttattatgATGGTTTGAGTCTAGCTTTATTCACATATCctaaaatatcctaaaatatttCTATGCTTATGCCTTCCACTTTTTCCCAACCCTAAAATTCTAAGCTCACCAGCAGCAGCAAACCCTAAGCGCAGAAGATTCTAACTCCTTCAAGCTTGCTCCATTTCACTCAAGTTTTTCTAAAGCTTTCCTGTCTGGAGAAATTACCAAGTCCCAGGTGGGTGGGATTTTATTCTTACCACAGAGTAGGTGTGATTTTATGGGAGGCTCTTCCCCCAGCCTCCTAGATCAGACACAGAGTTATGTGCTCGAGTCCTGGTGGGAAGTGAAATTCCTGTACTTTTAGGTGCTGGGCTCAAGTTCTGTCTGCTGTGGTCATTAACAGGAAGAGGTGGCCAGTTGTGTGGGCCTGCCCGAGGCACCACTGGCCCCAGCTGATCTTTCCAATCAAAGGAATGGCTGACCAAACCAGGATGGTATTAAGAAATTCTGTAAAACATTCAGAAATGACCTATTCTAGAGTGATCTGGGCAGGGTGGGATGCAGTTAGGACAAGACCAGCCTTCTTCTGAGCAAATGGCAGCAGTGCCCATCTCCACTGCTAAGCCTCAGTGTGCGAGAAAAAATACTCCCAACCATGCACCTTATCTGAGCACAAGATGCGCTTGTTGCTTGGGTAGCCACATTGATATGCTTCTGGAACTCCTGATTCCCGCCTTCTCTCTGTATACCCAGGAGGCGGGGGCACACACCAGAACTCAGGACTTTGTGTTGACCATGCTCTGGGGGAACATGCACAGAATGCCTGAGTGTTCCCTACTCTGAAGGATGATTTGGCCATAAAAGGGATCAGATGAGTCATGGAGTCTGGCTGAACTTACAATAGAAGAGAACACTGGCAAATTGTCCACATCACCACTTCAAAGTTGGGAACACAAGACCCCGTGGTCTTCAAAGCAGCTCAGGCTAAGACAGGCTGATGTATTTCATGCCGGTCAACCAGATGCTTGGGCACATGGTCTCTCAGCACAGGCacagcaaagtaacacaagacCAAGGCACCCCCCCACCCAGAGGTTCTAAGTCAGAACAGGCACCTCTGTCACAGGTCCAAAGGACACGCCATGTTTGAAGTGGGCAACACACTGAAACTGGGGAATAAAACAATTGCTCTACTCCCAGATAAGCCAAGGAGGTTGTCAGTACAAACCTGTTTAGACTTATaggtttgtacattttaaaaacaaaagattccATTACtgacaaaagcaaaagaaatcagATCGCACTGGCTTTTCTCAGTTTTGGAAGAATTCAGCCCACAGAGTAGCTACCGGAAGTTGTAAACCTACTCAGTCTCTATTCAAAAGTAGCTACTGGGTAATCCATGCTCATGGAAGCAACTTACTTTCAAGCTTTAGGACTATTTTAGAAATGCTGATGTTTTGGGGAAGAAAACCCATTCTTTCCTTAGATGCCACCTCACACAAATAGTAAATCCCTAAGAAACTGAGCATGCATGGCAAAGGGCTACTTCCAAAGACGGGGTCAACAGcctgtttctttaaaatacttgCAAGAAACACAAATGCCAGTTAGATAGTTCCTACACCGTGGTTATTTACCAGACAAGAATCCTCTCTGGGAAACGTTTAATCCTGCATCAAATACAGACAGGAAAACATTGGCTTCAAGagaatcacagttcactgtaaagGCAAGCTGGTGTTCCAAAAGGACCGTCAGTTTAGAAGGACCGTCAGTttagaaggaaaggagaagtcGTGATCACCGCTGTTTCAGGAGCAGCCTTGGTAACTTGCCAGTTACGCTGGTGGTGGAGAGAATGGAACAGCTGGAAGGGAGACTTCTTAGCACGCTCGGCGCAGGCACAGACTTCACTGCTTCAGAGGACACACAGTGGAGACGAGAGTCCCAAGCTTCCCAGCTGCACCAGGTCCACATGGCACTTGAAACAGGCTGCCTGGGAGGCCATGACGCCCAAGCATGCTCCTTTGCTCAGAGACCCAGGACCTCAGCTGGATGGCTGTGAACTCAGGGCCACCCTTCCCCATCTTCCAGTGAGATGCCCAGCACAGACTTGTGGGGGATTCTGCACTCTTGCAGAGATTTGGTGAGGTCAGAAAATCGCCTCCTGGGCACCTCCATTGTTTCAATGCTGCAGTGTCGGTaggaggttttgtttttctgttcggCCACAGCAACGATGGTTTGCAAATCATCAGTTGGCCGGAAATGGCGTACAAACCTTTGGCCTGTTGGTGATCTGACAGCAAGCAGCAACCTTGGTTCTTGGTCCGATGGTTCCTCCAGATTTCCAGCCCTGGAAGAGCCCTGTTTCTTGGTTCGGACGATGAATTTCCTCTCCACGGCACAAGCTCGGGCTCTGGAATCTTCTTCACTTGTCTTCATGGTGCCCGTCTCCTCTTGGTAAAGAGCCCGGATACTGctcagttgcagtgagctggccTTTTTGGCAACGGTTTCCACAGCCTCCTCCTCCAGGTTCTTTCTGTTGATGGAAGGAAGGACTGGATACTTATTGAGAGAAGAGGAAGCCCCAATGGGTACTTGCTGCAGCAGCTCAGGGATCTCATCAGAAGCTCCCTGGTTTGGAGATGTGGGTGCACAGGCTCCTGGTTTTTGGCTGCTTGGCGACTCATA
Protein-coding regions in this window:
- the UBXN10 gene encoding UBX domain-containing protein 10 — translated: MATEAPVNIAPPECSTVVSTAVDNLIWQPNSLNMHMIRPKSAKRRARPSLQKSQGTEVCAHHIPSLPPAIPYESPSSQKPGACAPTSPNQGASDEIPELLQQVPIGASSSLNKYPVLPSINRKNLEEEAVETVAKKASSLQLSSIRALYQEETGTMKTSEEDSRARACAVERKFIVRTKKQGSSRAGNLEEPSDQEPRLLLAVRSPTGQRFVRHFRPTDDLQTIVAVAEQKNKTSYRHCSIETMEVPRRRFSDLTKSLQECRIPHKSVLGISLEDGEGWP